Proteins encoded in a region of the Phaenicophaeus curvirostris isolate KB17595 chromosome 1, BPBGC_Pcur_1.0, whole genome shotgun sequence genome:
- the LOC138725502 gene encoding cystatin-A-like: MIPGGFTDPRPATPEIQEIANKVKPVLEKEENRTYATFNALEYKSQVVAGTNYCIKVQVSDDECVHLRVFQPLPVENQDPKLVRYWTGKTRDDPLEC; this comes from the exons ATGATACCCGGGGGCTTCACCGATCCCAGGCCTGCTACTCCAGAAATCCAGGAGATTGCTAACAAG GTGAAGCCAGTACTTGAAAAGGAGGAGAACAGGACATATGCCACCTTTAATGCCTTAGAATATAAGTCTCAGGTGGTTGCTGGGACCAACTACTGTATTAAG GTCCAAGTTTCTGATGACGAATGTGTCCACTTACGGGTATTTCAGCCCCTTCCTGTGGAGAACCAAGATCCCAAACTTGTCAGGTATTGGACTGGCAAAACCAGAGATGATCCTCTGGAGTGCTGA
- the LOC138725460 gene encoding uncharacterized protein, with product MGTSVAMTMPLVLHVQLFLCLPGGSCRFDGEEAGITYWQYLPEPRMYFLVSPLVLVFPLAPFWSGRGKQSHSEGNTVSFSFPLGRLWRECNCNWNGTCIEEMTVCLLLICKSKWCWEILGATLMCCQNTETGSLCYKSYDAMTPVYIPGARCLCSDCAEGLSSETSLIAETLPVTIMSNDCSDPAPATPEIQEIANKVKPQFEQHSRRTYPTFFAVLYRSQAVVGTNYLIKVEVADGDYVHLLVFQAPPERKQGPELVQYWTGKTRDDPLEW from the exons ATGGGCACTAGCGTTGCCATGACAATGCCACTGGTACTGCATGTTCAGTTGTTCCTGTGCTTGCCAGGAGGCAGCTGTAGGTTTGATGGGGAAGAAGCAGGAATAACTTATTGGCAGTACTTACCTGAACCTAGGATGTACTTTTTGGTTTCCCCTCTGGTTCTGGTGTTTCCCTTGGCACCTTTTTGGTCAGGCAGAGGGAAGCAAAGTCACTCAGAGGGAAATACAGTCAGCTTCTCTTTCCCACTTGGAAGGCTATGGAGAGAGTGCAATTGCAACTGGAATGGGACCTGCATTGAGGAAATGACTGTGTGCTTGCTTCTGATATGCAAATCAAAATGGTGTTGGGAAATCCTGGGTGCCACTCTGATGTGCTGCCAAAACACAGAGACTGGCTCCTTATGTTACAAGTCATATGATGCCATGACACCTGTATATATACCAGGTGCCCGGTGCCTCTGCTCAGACTGCGCTGAAGGCCTGTCTTCAGAAACATCCCTCATTGCAGAGACATTACCTGTCACCATCATGTCTAACGACTGTTCTGATCCTGCGCCTGCTACTCCAGAAATCCAGGAGATTGCTAACAAG GTGAAGCCACAGTTTGAACAGCATAGCAGGAGGACATATCCCACCTTTTTTGCTGTGCTATATAGGTCTCAGGCAGTTGTTGGGACCAACTACTTGATTAAG GTCGAAGTTGCTGATGGCGATTATGTCCACTTGCTGGTGTTTCAGGCCCCTCCGGAGAGGAAACAAGGTCCTGAACTTGTCCAATATTGGACAGGCAAAACCAGAGATGATCCTCTGGAATGGTGA